From a region of the Desulfobulbaceae bacterium genome:
- a CDS encoding nitrous oxide-stimulated promoter family protein, whose amino-acid sequence MIGIYCRTKHHHNKDKLCRACNELLGYAYLRLTHCPFQEEKTSCGNCPNHCYKPAMKEKIRHATQ is encoded by the coding sequence ATGATCGGCATTTACTGCCGCACCAAACATCATCATAACAAGGATAAGCTGTGCCGCGCCTGCAACGAACTCTTAGGCTATGCCTATTTACGACTGACGCACTGCCCCTTTCAGGAAGAAAAGACTTCCTGCGGCAACTGCCCAAACCATTGCTACAAACCGGCTATGAAGGAGAAAATCCGCCACGCAACGCAGTAG
- a CDS encoding NAD(P)/FAD-dependent oxidoreductase, whose protein sequence is MSNDTTDINKTFNIVPGPKMGMVTPEFLAHIAEVAQKHNIPMLKLTEAQRLAFIGQAPEAVEEIWQDLGHSAGPRKPVGIHYIKACPGKTWCKYGVQDSLTLGATIEKELLDFPLPAKTKVGVSGCSMNCCEGFVRDIGVFGRKSGWTLVFGGNGAGRPRFGDIIGESLTDEQLLTLLKKVLIYYRDNARPKERTARFMDRTSVADLHNAIALL, encoded by the coding sequence ATGTCCAATGACACTACAGACATCAACAAGACCTTTAACATCGTACCTGGCCCCAAAATGGGAATGGTTACCCCAGAGTTTCTCGCCCACATCGCAGAGGTTGCCCAAAAGCATAACATCCCCATGCTGAAGCTGACGGAGGCCCAACGATTAGCATTCATTGGCCAAGCCCCGGAAGCAGTGGAAGAGATCTGGCAGGACCTCGGACACTCTGCCGGGCCACGAAAACCCGTAGGCATCCATTACATCAAGGCCTGCCCAGGCAAGACCTGGTGCAAGTACGGCGTCCAGGACTCCCTGACCTTGGGGGCCACGATAGAAAAAGAGTTACTCGATTTCCCTTTGCCAGCCAAAACCAAGGTAGGTGTTTCAGGATGCTCGATGAACTGTTGTGAGGGATTTGTTCGCGACATTGGCGTGTTCGGAAGGAAATCTGGATGGACCCTGGTCTTTGGAGGCAATGGCGCAGGACGTCCCCGTTTCGGAGACATCATAGGCGAGTCATTAACTGATGAGCAACTACTTACTTTATTGAAAAAAGTTCTGATCTATTACCGAGATAACGCCAGACCAAAAGAACGAACAGCCCGATTCATGGACAGGACTTCCGTTGCAGATTTACATAATGCTATCGCCTTGTTGTAG
- a CDS encoding DUF1456 family protein — protein sequence MINNDVLRSVRYMLDISDAKIVDITQLTGFSITKAQVNAFLKKDDDEAYLDCPDEVMAHFLDGLVIFKRGKDDSRPTHPIELPITNNMVLKKLRVAFELKEDDMHTILNTANFPVSKPELSALFRKAGHNNYRTCGDQLLRNFLKGLTLRLRGKEISGSP from the coding sequence ATGATAAATAACGATGTGCTGCGTAGCGTGCGCTACATGCTCGACATCAGCGATGCCAAAATTGTCGATATCACCCAACTTACCGGTTTTTCAATTACCAAAGCCCAGGTAAACGCCTTTTTAAAAAAAGATGACGATGAAGCCTACCTGGACTGTCCAGATGAAGTAATGGCACATTTTCTTGATGGTTTAGTAATCTTCAAGCGAGGTAAAGACGACAGCCGCCCGACACACCCCATCGAACTGCCAATAACTAACAATATGGTGCTTAAAAAATTGCGAGTAGCTTTCGAACTGAAAGAAGATGACATGCATACGATTCTCAATACTGCCAATTTCCCAGTAAGCAAACCCGAACTCAGCGCTCTGTTCCGCAAGGCTGGCCACAACAATTACCGAACCTGCGGAGACCAGTTGTTACGTAACTTCCTCAAGGGACTGACGTTACGTCTTCGCGGAAAAGAGATTTCTGGCTCTCCTTAA
- a CDS encoding GNAT family N-acetyltransferase has translation MYHSAPQSLEAGHQLDSFDCGNVALNEWLIHHARQAQTSGSAKTFVLADGDKRVVVYFSLTVGQVDTLSVLDRIRKGMGRYPIPVVILARLAVSIDLQGCGIGRGLLQDAIRRTLKIADQAGIRAMLTHPVDEEAMGFYLRFGFIPSPVQERQLLLLLKDARRYMKG, from the coding sequence ATGTATCATAGCGCACCGCAATCATTGGAAGCTGGGCATCAGCTCGATTCATTCGATTGCGGAAATGTGGCTTTGAATGAATGGTTGATTCATCACGCCCGACAGGCCCAGACTAGTGGCTCGGCTAAAACTTTTGTCCTGGCCGACGGTGATAAACGTGTAGTGGTTTATTTTAGTTTGACTGTCGGGCAAGTAGATACTTTGTCGGTCCTGGATCGGATTCGCAAGGGCATGGGACGTTACCCAATTCCTGTCGTCATCCTGGCGCGACTGGCAGTTTCCATTGATCTGCAGGGGTGTGGAATTGGCCGCGGTTTGTTACAGGATGCAATCCGTAGAACCCTCAAAATTGCTGACCAGGCCGGGATTCGTGCAATGCTTACCCATCCTGTCGATGAAGAAGCGATGGGATTTTATTTGCGATTTGGCTTTATTCCTTCACCTGTGCAAGAAAGACAATTGTTACTTTTGCTGAAAGATGCTCGACGTTACATGAAAGGTTAA
- a CDS encoding DUF1778 domain-containing protein: MPSTQTETDRATRSARLGLRATPEQEAVLRRAADVSHKSLTEFILESACLAAEQTLLDQRLFMVSGSRGRALLDLLDRPDEENSGLQDLFAKPAPWDV, from the coding sequence ATGCCATCCACGCAAACAGAAACTGATCGTGCAACCCGTTCTGCCCGCTTGGGGCTTAGAGCAACACCGGAACAAGAAGCCGTGTTGCGGCGAGCTGCTGATGTAAGTCATAAATCATTGACGGAATTCATCTTGGAAAGCGCCTGTTTAGCTGCTGAGCAAACTTTGCTTGATCAGCGTCTTTTTATGGTGTCTGGAAGTCGAGGGAGAGCCTTACTTGATCTATTGGACAGACCTGATGAAGAAAATTCTGGCCTACAGGATCTGTTTGCTAAACCTGCGCCTTGGGATGTCTGA
- a CDS encoding tyrosine-type recombinase/integrase, producing MSIRPYKKRNNELIPGVWEIDFRPEGRNGPRRVLKYPEEGTCSRAEAESFEKECRRQNVSQLAKRHINPAINTILPEYLEWHKLHRADRTHKDVLYSLKGLTEVFGALPVSRISQGDIIRFKQRRPDHPRATNKDLHYLGSIISWMVKNDYAQPLPFKIEQMPYTKPIPRPPTADDVEAMMKEIKDPDKQAICIMMFEAGTRWNETVSLRWENVELGEGVAMVMGKGSKWRAVLLPKRVLNIITPNKQTSGWVFPNPKTNKPYGSFKTLFKAACRRAGIREIHPHGLRHRAATDTLSATGDLRLVQRMLGHADIQTTTIYTQVDMARLRLAAEKVLHHRGRQEK from the coding sequence ATGTCCATCCGTCCCTACAAAAAGCGCAACAATGAACTCATCCCCGGAGTATGGGAGATTGACTTTCGCCCAGAGGGAAGGAATGGACCCCGCCGAGTCCTCAAGTACCCTGAAGAAGGGACCTGCAGCAGGGCAGAAGCTGAGTCCTTCGAGAAAGAGTGCCGTCGCCAAAACGTTTCCCAACTGGCAAAACGTCACATCAACCCAGCCATCAACACCATCCTCCCGGAGTACCTGGAATGGCATAAACTCCATCGAGCCGACCGGACTCACAAAGATGTACTTTACTCACTCAAAGGTCTAACGGAAGTATTTGGCGCGTTACCGGTTTCCAGAATATCCCAGGGTGACATCATCAGATTCAAACAGCGTCGCCCCGATCACCCTCGGGCGACCAATAAAGACTTGCATTATTTGGGATCAATTATATCTTGGATGGTGAAAAACGATTACGCTCAGCCATTGCCGTTCAAGATCGAGCAGATGCCCTACACCAAGCCGATCCCCCGGCCTCCTACCGCTGATGATGTTGAAGCGATGATGAAGGAGATAAAGGATCCAGACAAGCAGGCGATCTGCATCATGATGTTCGAAGCCGGGACCAGGTGGAATGAAACCGTAAGCTTAAGATGGGAAAATGTCGAGCTTGGCGAAGGGGTAGCGATGGTGATGGGCAAAGGAAGCAAGTGGCGGGCGGTACTGCTGCCAAAGCGCGTCCTCAATATCATCACCCCGAACAAGCAAACATCAGGATGGGTGTTCCCTAACCCAAAAACAAACAAGCCTTACGGATCATTCAAGACCCTGTTCAAGGCGGCTTGTCGTCGAGCTGGGATCAGAGAGATTCACCCGCACGGATTAAGACACCGCGCGGCAACCGACACGTTATCCGCAACAGGTGATCTTCGCTTGGTACAGAGAATGCTCGGCCATGCCGACATCCAAACTACGACGATTTACACCCAGGTTGACATGGCTAGATTAAGGCTGGCTGCAGAGAAAGTGCTGCACCACAGGGGTAGGCAAGAAAAGTAA
- a CDS encoding toxin-antitoxin system HicB family antitoxin, which translates to MNSANKDHYTYRITWSPEDQEYVGRCAEFPSLSWLAESQMDAFTGITLLVADTMADMKAKSEHVPLPIADKSHISFNRLISGKLAQI; encoded by the coding sequence ATGAACTCAGCAAATAAAGACCATTACACCTATCGTATTACCTGGTCACCTGAAGACCAGGAATATGTTGGCCGTTGCGCCGAGTTCCCTTCCCTTAGCTGGCTTGCAGAATCACAGATGGATGCTTTTACTGGAATTACCTTGCTCGTCGCTGACACCATGGCCGACATGAAGGCAAAAAGCGAGCATGTCCCACTTCCAATCGCAGACAAATCGCACATCAGCTTCAACCGTTTAATCAGTGGAAAACTGGCTCAGATATAA